A stretch of the Malus sylvestris chromosome 10, drMalSylv7.2, whole genome shotgun sequence genome encodes the following:
- the LOC126585714 gene encoding uncharacterized protein LOC126585714, with translation MSLAFLQGYSSPEEDEQDHRLHYHGSSSTDDDDNDDGDDQAHKATSFFDFPKPSSSVVSTLPSASDVFSEISGPPEFLNNCVQEEPSTRDAGPQRGRHGVRNGKLQKEKKDLPSGAVVESKAHLVGIHERVRSDFEGKQPPTSVVTSTAEGAKRVPTATNPSAEDAAALLRMCLQCGIPKTYSNARGMVCPTCGDRPVDPTNDSKKKGSTVKDKEKSKRMKGQSSHATWKSETEMHLRQQFD, from the exons ATGAGCTTGGCGTTCCTCCAGGGCTACTCTTCCCCTGAAGAAGACGAGCAAGATCACCGCCTCCATTACCATGGCTCGAGCTCCACTGACGATGATGATAACGACGACGGGGATGACCAAGCCCACAAAGCCACATCCTTCTTTGACTTTCCAAAACCCTCCTCCTCCGTTGTTTCTACCCTCCCTTCTGCATCCGACGTCTTTTCTGAG ATTTCCGGACCACCCGAGTTTCTCAACAACTGCGTACAAGAAGAGCCTTCCACAAGGGATGCAGGTCCTCAGCGAGGGAGGCATGGTGTCCGCAACGGCAAACTtcagaaggaaaagaaagattTACCTTCTG GTGCTGTAGTGGAGTCCAAAGCTCATTTAGTTGGAATTCATGAACGAGTAAGAAGTGATTTTGAGGGTAAGCAACCTCCAACATCAGTGGTTACGAGCACCGCGGAAGGTGCCAAGCGTGTGCCAACTGCAACAAATCCTAGTGCAGAAGATGCTGCAGCGCTTCTTAG GATGTGTTTGCAATGTGGAATACCCAAGACCTACTCCAATGCAAGGGGAATGGTCTGCCCAACATGCGGAGATCGTCCTGTAGATCCAACCAATGATTCCAAGAAGAAGGGATCTACGGTGAAAGATAAGGAGAAGAGTAAGAGGATGAAGGGACAGTCGTCTCATGCTACATGGAAAAGTGAAACTGAAATGCATCTTCGGCAGCAGTTTGACTAG
- the LOC126585716 gene encoding uncharacterized protein LOC126585716, with protein MTLEVEEEPENLKDTNHMMVISSPIYEGTKSSSNEFTEEDDVVEVSSCSETGSDGVYTIETFNESIEEYDVIEATSDATEAESNGVHAMENNGTNMENTMNVEEKV; from the exons ATGACACTGGAGGTTGAAGAAGAACCCGAAAATTTGAAGGACACTAACCACATGATGGTTATTAGCAGCCCAATATATGAag gAACAAAGAGTTCTTCTAATGAATTTACTGAAGAAGATGATGTAGTTGAAGTGAGTTCTTGTAGTGAAACAGGAAgcgatggggtttatacaataGAAACTTTTAACGAAAGTATTGAAGAATATGATGTAATTGAAGCAACTTCTGATGCCACTGAAGCAGAAAGTAATGGGGTTCATGCAATGGAAAATAATGGGACTAACATGGAGAACACAATGAATGTGGAAGAAAAGGTCTAA
- the LOC126585698 gene encoding calmodulin-binding transcription activator 2-like — translation MAERGSDAQGRRLDFRQLLVEAQHRWLRPAEICEILSNFDKFHISPEPPNKPLSGSLYLFDRKVLRYFRKDGHNWRKKRDGKTVKEAHEKLKVGSVDVLHCYYAHGEDDEKFQRRCYWLLEQDLMHIVFVHYLQVKGNRANVGGIIENDEVTPDLKRGSPWTSSPSNSNGRTPSGYTDHASPSSTSTSACEDVDSGDSRQASSLFHSVFESPKMGNGPLMDNAEIDPSLHPSSNNHDGQSSIHGVYRPQFENDQHCFSADSTGVIDCQKTLGAVSWEEILEQCTTGFHTGTSHASMSTTQIGSGEVPVEQQILGNSFLKEEFGSSMPFQTNWQLPLGDNSLQLPECSLDQSTNLQRTLDANLRNTPDLVSAHLNQRNEQLVQDDLQAQLTNAESECLIISSSEHDVPKDGNVNYAFTLRQQLLDREDGLKKVDSFSRWVSKELEEVDDLQMQSSSGIPWSTAEYGDVVDDSSLSPSVSQDQLFSIVDFSPKWAYTDSEIEVLVFGTFLVSQKEVTKYSWSCMFGEVEVPAQVLASGVLFCFAPPHSAGQVPFYVTCSNRLACSEVREFNYQVGSTKGFDMTDIGDGAAHEMHLHLRLESLLSLRPLSPSGQPFGGVKENRNLISKIISLQEEEDYLAEPTVVNYLLQNEGMEHLIKLMKEKLYTWLLYKAIEDGKGPSVLDAEGQGVLHLAAALGYDWAIKPTVTAGVSINFRDVNGWTALHWAAFCGREHTVAVLVSLGADPGALTDPSPEVPLGRTPADLASVSSHKGISGFLAESSLTTYLKSLTMNDAKEDGAAEISGTKVVKTFSERIATPVSYGDMPDALSLKDSLTAITNATQAADRIQQMLRMQSFERRRLTEYDSDEFGMPDERAISFITSKSHKGPINRNAHTAAVQIQKKFRGWKKRKEFLIIRQRIVKIQAHVRGHQVRKQYKAITWSVGILEKVILRWRRKGTGLRGFRPDAVAKIPDPQTVASTEDDYDFLKKGRKQTEERLQKALTRVKSMVQYPEGRAQYRRLLNVVEGFGETKVNDMAVEVSEEKAEGGDEKAEGGDDLIDIDKLLDDDTFMSIAFD, via the exons ATGGCGGAACGCGGATCGGACGCTCAGGGTCGTCGATTAG ACTTTCGGCAATTACTGGTTGAGGCCCAGCACCGATGGCTGCGCCCTGCCGAAATCTGTGAAATTCTTAGCAATTTTGACAAGTTCCATATTTCACCAGAGCCTCCGAACAAACCACTTA GCGGTTCGCTTTATCTTTTTGACAGGAAGGTTCTGAGATACTTTAGGAAGGATGGACATAACTGGAGGAAGAAACGAGACGGCAAGACTGTGAAGGAGGCCCATGAGAAGCTAAAG GTTGGCAGTGTAGATGTTCTACACTGCTACTATGCCCATGGAGAAGATGATGAAAAATTTCAAAGGCGCTGCTATTGGCTGCTCGAGCA ggatttgatgcacATAGTTTTTGTTCATTACTTGCAAGTAAAG GGTAATAGGGCAAATGTAGGAGGCATTATAGAGAATGATGAGGTTACACCGGATCTGAAAAGGGGCAGCCCCTGGACTTCTAGCCCTTCTAATAGTAATGGCAGAACACCTTCAGGATATACAGATCATGCAAGCCCAAGCAGCACTTCGACATCAGCATGTGAAGATGTTGATTCCG GAGATAGTCGCCAAGCGAGTTCCTTATTTCACTCAGTTTTTGAGTCACCAAAAATGGGGAATGGTCCTCTCATGGACAACGCAGAGATTGATCCCTCACTGCATCCAAGTTCAA ACAATCATGATGGCCAGTCATCAATTCATGGAGTCTACAGGCCACAAtttgagaatgatcaacattGTTTCAGTGCTGACTCTACTGGTGTGATTGATTGTCAAAAAACACTTGGCGCGGTATCATGGGAAGAAATTTTGGAACAATGCACCACAGGATTCCACACCGGAACTTCTCATGCATCAATGTCTACCACCCAAATTGGTTCTGGTGAAGTTCCTGTTGAACAACAAATTTTAGGGAATAGTTTTTTAAAGGAGGAGTTTGGGAGTTCTATGCCATTTCAAACAAATTGGCAG CTTCCTTTGGGAGACAATTCACTGCAGTTGCCTGAGTGTTCCCTGGACCAGTCAACGAATTTGCAAAGAACTCTTGATGCGAATCTGAGAAATACTCCTGACCTTGTTAGTGCTCATCTCAATCAGCGAAATGAGCAGCTTGTGCAGGACGACCTTCAAGCACAGCTTACAAATGCAGAATCTGAATGTTTAATCATATCAAGTTCTGAGCATGATGTTCCTAAAGATGGGAATGTCAACTATGCTTTCACTTTGAGACAGCAATTATTAGATCGAGAAGACGGTTTGAAGAAAGTTGACAGCTTTTCTAGGTGGGTTTCCAAGGAACTCGAAGAGGTAGATGATCTGCAGATGCAATCTTCATCTGGTATTCCATGGAGCACGGCTGAATATGGAGATGTAGTTGATGATTCCTCGTTGAGCCCCTCCGTCTCCCAGGACCAGCTTTTCAGCATAGTTGATTTTTCACCAAAGTGGGCGTATACAGACTCTGAAATTGAG GTTCTGGTTTTCGGAACATTCTTGGTAAGTCAAAAGGAGGTAACAAAATACAGCTGGTCTTGTATGTTCGGGGAGGTGGAGGTTCCAGCACAGGTTTTAGCCAGTGGAGTTCTTTTCTGTTTTGCTCCACCTCACAGTGCCGGGCAAGTCCCTTTCTATGTAACCTGTTCCAACAGGTTAGCTTGTAGTGAAGTAAGGGAGTTCAATTATCAAGTGGGCTCCACTAAAGGTTTTGATATGACAGATATAGGCGATGGTGCTGCACATGAAATGCATCTTCACTTACGTCTTGAGAGTTTACTGTCTCTGAGACCTTTAAGCCCTTCAGGTCAACCATTTGGAGGTGTTAAGGAGAATCGAAACCTAATTAGTAAAATCATATCACTCCAGGAGGAAGAGGATTATTTAGCAGAGCCGACAGTAGTGAATTATTTGCTCCAAAATGAAGGGATGGAACATCTTATAAAGCTGATGAAAGAGAAGTTGTACACATGGCTCCTTTATAAAGCAATAGAAGATGGTAAAGGACCAAGTGTATTAGATGCTGAGGGACAAGGTGTCCTACATTTAGCAGCTGCCCTTGGCTACGATTGGGCCATAAAACCCACTGTAACTGCGGGAGTTAGCATCAATTTTCGTGATGTTAATGGATGGACTGCCCTTCATTGGGCTGCATTCTGTGGCAG AGAGCATACAGTTGCAGTCCTTGTATCTCTTGGTGCAGATCCGGGAGCACTGACTGATCCGTCTCCAGAGGTTCCTTTGGGTAGAACACCGGCGGATCTGGCATCTGTTAGCAGTCACAAAGGAATCTCAGGCTTCCTTGCTGAGTCTTCCCTGACCACTTACCTTAAATCCCTTACAATGAACGATGCAAAGGAAGATGGTGCTGCAGAAATATCTGGAACAAAAGTTGTCAAAACTTTTTCAGAGCGGATAGCTACACCTGTGAGTTACGGTGATATGCCCGATGCACTGTCACTGAAGGACTCACTTACTGCTATAACTAATGCTACCCAAGCTGCTGATCGGATACAGCAAATGCTCAGGATGCAGTCATTTGAGAGGAGACGGTTAACTGAGTATGACAGTGATGAGTTCGGAATGCCGGATGAGCGAGCAATTTCATTCATAACTTCCAAATCACACAAGGGACCGATCAACAGAAATGCTCATACTGCTGCAGTTCAGATACAGAAAAAGTTTCGTGGttggaaaaagagaaaagaattcTTGATAATTCGTCAGAGAATTGTTAAAATCCAG GCCCATGTAAGGGGACACCAGGTAAGGAAACAATACAAGGCAATCACCTGGTCAGTTGGAATTCTGGAGAAAGTTATTTTGCGTTGGAGACGTAAGGGGACTGGTTTACGAGGATTCCGACCAGATGCAGTTGCCAAGATTCCGGACCCCCAAACTGTGGCCTCAACTGAGGATGATTATGATTTTCtcaagaaaggaagaaaacaaaCAGAGGAAAGATTACAAAAAGCACTTACCAGGGTAAAGTCTATGGTTCAATATCCAGAGGGAAGAGCTCAATACCGTAGACTGCTAAATGTTGTTGAAGGATTCGGTGAAACAAAG GTAAATGACATGGCTGTCGAGGTATCAGAAGAAAAGGCCGAGGGTGGAGATGAAAAGGCCGAGGGTGGCGATGATCTAATTGATATCGACAAGTTGTTGGATGATGACACTTTCATGTCTATAGCATTTGATTGA